The nucleotide sequence TCAGGTCGGCGAACGCGGCACTGGGCCGGTTGTCGGCTATTCCGCCCGGCAAAGCGTGACGGCGACGAAGACTGACACTCCGTTGCTGGAGACGCCGCAGTCCATCTCTGTCGTGACGAAAGACCAGATCAAGGATCAGGGTGCGCAAACAGTTCAGGACGCACTTCAGTACACGCCGGGTGTCTCGATCCAGGGCTACGGCGCCAACGCTTTCTTCGACGGTTTCAAGGTTCGGGGATTCGATGCCCCGCAGTATCTGGATGGTTTGCGGCTGCCCAAAGACGGCCTCTCGTTTGGGATGCCGAAGATCGAACCATACGGCCTTGAACGGCTGGAAGTGTTGAAAGGCCCGTCTTCCGGCCTTTATGGTCAGACTGACCCAGGCGGCTTCATCAATATGATCAGCAAGCGGCCGACTGCGACGCCGCACTTTGAAGCTGAAGGTACGTTTGGCTCGTTCAACCGCATCCAGGGTGCGTTCGATTTCGGCGGTCCGATCGACAAGAACGGCGAGTTTCTTTATCGCGTGGTGGGTCTTGCCCGCCAGAGCGATACGCAGACCGATTTCGTGCAGGACAACAAGGTCTTCATTGCGCCGAGCTTCACATGGCGACCGACGACAGACACTTCGTTCACGATCCTCTCGCACTACCAGAAGATCGACAACAAGGGTTACCAGCAGTACGTGCCCGGACAGGTGTCGTTCCTGCCCAATCCAAATGGACGCGTCCCCTACAGCCGCTACATTGGTGAACCGAGTCTGGACGGCTACAAACTCGAGCAGGCGGCTATCGGTTATGCGTTCGAGCATCGCTTCGATAACAACCTGCAGTTCCGCCAGAATGTGCGTTACATGGAGGTGACCAACGATCTGCAGAGTGCGCGCTCGGAAGGGATGGTGCCGCTCAGCAACTCGCTCGTGAATCGCACCTATAACTACGTGAGCTCGAAGGCGCAAAACTTCACCGCCGACAATCAGTTGCAAGCAGACTTCCGAACAGGTGCTCTGACTCACAAGGTTCTCGTGGGTCTGGACTACTTAAAGCAGACGGGAAGCTCGGATTACAGATTTTCGCCCATTGCGCCGATCAATGCGTACAACCCGGTTTATTGGACTGCGGTTCCGCCGGCGAGTTCGCTATCTCCCTTCATGCTGTTGAACAACAAAATCGATCAGGTCGGCTTGTATGCGCAGGATCAGATCAAGCTGGATCGATGGACACTGTCGCTGACCGGCCGGCAGGATTGGGTCAACACTAGGCTGGACGCTCTTGCTCCCTTCGGTTTTCCAGCGGCAGGCACCTATTCACGAAGCGATGCAGCGACAACCGGTCGCGTGGGTCTGAACTATCTGTTCGACGTCGGCCTGTCGCCGTATGCCAACTACTCGACGTCTTTTGTCCCGAATGCCAATGCGAGCCGGAACGGGCAGGCGTTCAAGCCGACGACTGGTGAGGGCTGGGAGGTCGGCGCAAAATTCCAGCCCGTCGGCACCAACCTGATGCTGACCGCAGCCTATTTCGACATCAAGCAGAACGACGTGCTGACATCGGATCCCGTTAACTTCCTTTACAGCGTACAGACCGATGCGGTCCGTTCGCGCGGTGTCGAGCTGGAAGCGCGCGGCAACATCACACGCGAACTCGAAATCATCGCGGGCTACTCACACACGGACGCCAAGATCACCGCGAGTGCTGTCGGCGCTCAAGGAAAATATGTGAACGGCGTGCCTATCGATCAGGCCTCGTTGTGGGCGAAGTACACCTGGTTCGATGGCCCGCTCGCGGGCCTCGGCCTCGGTGCAGGTGTTCGCTATGCCGGCGAGAGCTATGGCGATCTCTACAACACGTTTGTTCTTCCGGACTACACGCTGTTCGATGCAAGCGTGAGCTATGACTTCGCCTACGTGCGGCCGGATCTGAAAGGCTGGACCGCGCAGGTCACCGCAAAGAATCTGACGAACCGCTACTATGTCGCATCGTGTCTGACCGGCCTGGCCTATTGCGGCCTTGGAACCGCCCGCACGATTCTCGGAACTCTCAGATATTCCTGGAACTAAGGGAGCATCACATTGGCAGGCACAGGTAAGTCATTGCGCCGTTGGGGCTGGACGCACAAGTGGTCCAGCATCATCTGCACCGTGTTCATGCTGATGCTCTGCATCACCGGCTTGCCGCTGATCTTCCATCACGAGATCGATCACCTGCTGCATGAGGAAGTGCAGGCGGCACCGGTGCCGGAAGGCACGCCGCGCGCCAACCTCGATCTCGTTGTAAAGAACAGTCTGACGAAAGATCCGGGAATGGTGCCGCATTTCCTGATCTGGGATCCGGATGATGCCAATGCGCTGCTGGTGAGCATCGGCAAGACGCTGGAGGCCAGCCCGGTCGACAACCGCATCGTCCGCGTGGACGCTCACACCGCGGCCTATCTCGATGCGCCGGACGTCACCGGGCGTTTCACCTACATCATGCTCAAGCTGCACACCGACATGTTCGCCGGTCTGCCCGGAAAACTGTTCCTCGGGCTGATGGGCATCCTGTTCTGTGTGGCGATCATCTCCGGCATCGTCGTCTACGCACCGTCGATGCGGAAACTGAAATTCGGCACCTACCGCCGTGACCGGTTGCGCGTGGTCCGTTGGCTCGACATTCACAACATTACTGGCATCGTGCTGGTGATGTGGATGCTGGTGGTCGGCTTCACCGGCGTCATCAATACGTGGGCCGAACTCGTTATCAAGGTCTGGCAATTCGGACAGCTCGCGGAAATGACCGCGCAGTACAAGGACAAACCGCTGCCGGCCAATCCGTCGTCGATCGACGCGGCGGTGCAGGTGGCGATCAAGGCTGAGCCGAACATGAAGCCGGCCTTCGTGGCGTTTCCCGGCACCATCTTCAGCAGCAAGAGTCACTACGCTGTCTTCATGCGCGGCAACACGCCGCTCACGGCGAAATTGCTCAAACCGGCGCTGATCGATGCGGAGACCGGCGTTCTGACCGACAGTCGTCCACTCCCGTGGTATGTGTCGACGCTCCTGATTTCGCAGCCGCTGCACTTCGGTGACTATGGTGGCATGCCGCTGAAAATCATCTGGGCGATCCTCGACATCATCACCATCGCCGTACTCATCACCGGCCTTTACCTCTGGCTGCGTCGGCGCCAGTCCGGTGTCAGCATCGAGCGGGTCGTCGTCGATGCCTCGGCGTCGGATCATCGCCCGGTCTATACGTCATGAAATACAAACCGCAGCTACGCCGCCAGACCAACGGCCAGATTTTCGCGATCCCGATCGTGCTCGGCGTGCTGAGCATCGTGGGCCTGGTATCGGCGCTTGTCGGAGACGGCGTGTGGGACGGTGTGTCCTGGGTCACCTTGGCGATTCCAATCCTGCTGTGCGGATACTTCTTTCTCAGGCGTAGCTGAGCTAGGGGGATGGCATGACCGACGCGATCATTCCTGATGACAAGACAGTGGCGGATGAGGCGGCGCTGCACACGGAAAACGCCCAGCGATCCGTGATCGTCGTCGATGTGGTTGAGGTCTATGTGCATTGCAGCAAGGCGCTGAAGCGGTCGGATCTGTGGAATCCAGACAAGCGTGTTGCACGCACGCGCCTGCCGACATGGGGTGAGATGTTGCGCAATCAGGGGCGCGCATTCGTGCCCGCCAAGCTGATCGACTTTGTGATCGGGCAGGATGCGAAGCGAAGCCTTTACTGACCCGCTTCCGTTACAACTTATACCGGCAACGCGATCGAGTACTTCACCTGGCTGAGCGCGAAACTCGACTCGATCGAGGCGATGCCGTCGAGCCGGGTCAACTTGGTCTTGATGAAATTTTCATAAGATGGAAGGTCGGCGGTGACCACGCGGAGCAGGTAATCCCGGTTGCCGGTCATCAGGTAACATTCCAGCACCTCCTTCCACTTCGAGATCGCCTTGGCGAAGCGGTCGAGGTCTTCTTCCTTCTGCCGTTCCAGCTTGATCGAAATGAAAACGCTGACCGGAAGGCCGACAGATTTCTGATCCACCATCGCGATGTAGCGGGAGATCACGCCGCGCTCCTCGAGCAGTTTCACGCGGCGGTGGCATGGCGACACCGATAGTCCGACCTGATCGGCGAGGTCCTGCATGGTGACGCGGCTGTCGGCCTGAAGAATCGTCAGGATCTTGCGATCGATGGTGTCGAGGTCGGCCATTGGAATGAAATCTCACAGAGAGCGTACTTATTGGTATGATATACTAATATAGCTCGCTTGGTCGAGAAGATTTGAGATTTCTAAGCGCGAGGTGAGGAATAGCATCGTTACCGAACCCCTTTGCCGGTGACCGCCATGCCCATCGAACGTTCGCGTCTGGAAACCCTGTCGGCCCTCACCAAAAAGGTGCTGTGGCTGTCGTCGTGGACCATTCACCACGCCAATCATGTCCGGCCGGATTCCGATGGCTTGAAAGTCGGCGGGCATCAGGCCTCAAGCGCCTCGCTGGCGACGATCATGTCGGCGCTTTATTTCGGCGTGCTCAAGCCGGAAGACCGCGTCGCGGTGAAGCCGCACGCCAGTCCGGTGTTTCATGCCATTCAGTATCTGCTCGGGCAGCAGACCCGCGAGAAGCTAGAGAATTTTCGCGGTTTCAAGGGCGCGCAGTCCTATCCCTCGCGCACCAAGGATATCGACGACGTGGATTTCTCCACCGGTTCGGTCGGGCTCGGCGTGGCGCAGACGCTGTTCTCGTCGCTGGTGCAGGACTATGTGAAGTCGCACGGCTGGATGAAGGATCGCCCTGAGGGGCGCATGATCGCGCTGGTCGGCGACGCCGAACTCGATGAAGGCAATATCTTTGAAGCGCTGCTGGAAGGCTGGAAGCAGGGCCTTCGCAACACATGGTGGGTGATCGACTACAACCGCCAGAGTCTCGACGCGGTGATCCGCGAGGGACTCTGGGAAAAGCTCGAGACTATGTTCCGCAATTTCGGCTGGGACGTGGTGATCGTGAAATACGGCAAGCTGATGCAGGCGGCGTTCGCGGAGCCGGGCGGTGAAGCGCTACGCAAGTGGATCGATGGCTGCCCGAACCAGATGTACGCGGCGCTGTGCTTTCAGGGCGGTGCGGCATTCCGCAAGCATCTGCTCGATGACATCGGCGATCAGGGTGCGGTGACGCGCCTGATCGAAAAGCGCAGCGACGATGAACTTCTGGCCCTGATGTCCAATCTCGGCGGCCACGACATCGCAAGCATGCTGGAAGCCTTCGAGGCGATCGATCATGATCGGCCGGTGTGCTTCATCGCCTACACTATCAAGGGTGTCGGCCTGCCGTTCCAGGGCCACAAGGACAACCACGCCGGCCTGATGACCGTAGCGCAGATGGAAACC is from Afipia massiliensis and encodes:
- a CDS encoding Lrp/AsnC family transcriptional regulator; its protein translation is MADLDTIDRKILTILQADSRVTMQDLADQVGLSVSPCHRRVKLLEERGVISRYIAMVDQKSVGLPVSVFISIKLERQKEEDLDRFAKAISKWKEVLECYLMTGNRDYLLRVVTADLPSYENFIKTKLTRLDGIASIESSFALSQVKYSIALPV
- a CDS encoding PepSY-associated TM helix domain-containing protein; the encoded protein is MAGTGKSLRRWGWTHKWSSIICTVFMLMLCITGLPLIFHHEIDHLLHEEVQAAPVPEGTPRANLDLVVKNSLTKDPGMVPHFLIWDPDDANALLVSIGKTLEASPVDNRIVRVDAHTAAYLDAPDVTGRFTYIMLKLHTDMFAGLPGKLFLGLMGILFCVAIISGIVVYAPSMRKLKFGTYRRDRLRVVRWLDIHNITGIVLVMWMLVVGFTGVINTWAELVIKVWQFGQLAEMTAQYKDKPLPANPSSIDAAVQVAIKAEPNMKPAFVAFPGTIFSSKSHYAVFMRGNTPLTAKLLKPALIDAETGVLTDSRPLPWYVSTLLISQPLHFGDYGGMPLKIIWAILDIITIAVLITGLYLWLRRRQSGVSIERVVVDASASDHRPVYTS
- a CDS encoding TonB-dependent siderophore receptor → MAGQRARPRRAARVAPAPARAQPVPAQVGERGTGPVVGYSARQSVTATKTDTPLLETPQSISVVTKDQIKDQGAQTVQDALQYTPGVSIQGYGANAFFDGFKVRGFDAPQYLDGLRLPKDGLSFGMPKIEPYGLERLEVLKGPSSGLYGQTDPGGFINMISKRPTATPHFEAEGTFGSFNRIQGAFDFGGPIDKNGEFLYRVVGLARQSDTQTDFVQDNKVFIAPSFTWRPTTDTSFTILSHYQKIDNKGYQQYVPGQVSFLPNPNGRVPYSRYIGEPSLDGYKLEQAAIGYAFEHRFDNNLQFRQNVRYMEVTNDLQSARSEGMVPLSNSLVNRTYNYVSSKAQNFTADNQLQADFRTGALTHKVLVGLDYLKQTGSSDYRFSPIAPINAYNPVYWTAVPPASSLSPFMLLNNKIDQVGLYAQDQIKLDRWTLSLTGRQDWVNTRLDALAPFGFPAAGTYSRSDAATTGRVGLNYLFDVGLSPYANYSTSFVPNANASRNGQAFKPTTGEGWEVGAKFQPVGTNLMLTAAYFDIKQNDVLTSDPVNFLYSVQTDAVRSRGVELEARGNITRELEIIAGYSHTDAKITASAVGAQGKYVNGVPIDQASLWAKYTWFDGPLAGLGLGAGVRYAGESYGDLYNTFVLPDYTLFDASVSYDFAYVRPDLKGWTAQVTAKNLTNRYYVASCLTGLAYCGLGTARTILGTLRYSWN